DNA from Campylobacter concisus:
AGTGCAGATTACGACCCAAAAGTATAAATTTAGAGGCAAGAGCCTCTAAATTTTAATGTCCATACATTATGTTTGGCAACCAAAGAGAAATTTGTGGTATATAAGTAACCAAGATAAGGCCAAAGAACAAAGTAAGTGTCCAAGGCAAGCATGCCATGATGACCTCTTTTAAGTTCATATTTGTAAGACCGCTTGCGACAAATAAATTTAGTCCAACAGGCGGAGTCACCATACCTATCTCCATATTTACAACTAAGATAATGCCAAAATGTATCGGATCTATGCCAAGTTGCGTTGAAATCGGAAGCAATAGTGGCACCATGATCATGATAACGCTTGAAGGCTCCATAAATTGACCCATGATAAAGAGCAGGATATTTACAAATATCAAAAATCCTATCATACCAATATTTGCGTCAAGTATCATCGAAGCGATCGCTTGAGGGATCTGCTCGCTAGTTAGCAAATATGCAAAAACAACGGCGTTTGCGATAATGAAAAATATCATAGCTGTTGTAAGAGCCGAGTCTAGGCAGATGTCCCAAAGATCTTTTATCTTTATATCTCTATAGATAAAAAGTGAGATAAATAGCGCATAGACCGCACTTGCCGCAGCAGCTTCAGTAGGAGTGAATATGCCTCCATAAATTCCGCCAATGACTACGACGACGATTAGTAAAGCCCAAAATGCTTTTGCAAATTTTTGCACTCTTACTTTAAATGGCTCAGCCTTAGTAGCTTTAAAGCCAAGCTTTTTTGCGCCAACATAGGTTTGAACGAGCATAAAAGCTCCAAGCATAAGACCTGGCACAACACCCGCCATAAAGAGCTTACCAATACTTACCTCAGCAGTTACGCCATAAACTATCATAACAACTGAAGGTGGGATCAAAATTCCAAGCGAGCCAGCCGTTGTTATGCCGCCCACTGCGTACTCTTTTGGATAGCCAGCCTCTTTTATCGCTGCAAACATAATTGAGCCAATAGCTACAACCGTCGCAGGCGAGCTTCCAGAGACCGCTGCAAAGATGATGCAGGCAAATATCGCACTCATAGGCAAACCACCTGGCAAGTGTCCGACCATAGACTTTGCAAAGTCGATAATACGCCTTGCTGAGCCGCCTTTACTTAGTAAATTTCCAGCCAAGATAAACATCGGTATCGCCATTAGCGAAAATTTATTGATACCATCAAATATAAGCTGTGGGATCGTAGCGATGTCTATGTCTGTAAAAAATATCATCGTTAAAACAGTGCTAGTTCCCAGTGAAACAGCCACTGGCACGCCTATTAGCATCAGTGCAAAAAGTAGGATAAATAAAAATGCTATTGTCATCTTTTTTCTCCTTAGTCTTTGACTACGCTACCATGAGCTAGCTCATGTGCTTCGTTACTCACAACTTTTTCAGCAGGCGTTAGAGCTACTTTTATGGCTTTTTCAGTCGAGCGGTAGCTAGCTGTAACGAAGGCTATTGGAAGTACTACCATAGGTACCCATTGTGGTATGCCAAGATCTATTATCATCTGCTCGATCTCGTGAAGAATTTGTAGATAATCAATCGAATAAACAGCGATAAATAACAAAAACACAGTAGTTAGTACATGAGAGAAGATTAAACATGCTTTTGCAAGGGCTGGTGGAAATT
Protein-coding regions in this window:
- a CDS encoding TRAP transporter large permease; this translates as MTIAFLFILLFALMLIGVPVAVSLGTSTVLTMIFFTDIDIATIPQLIFDGINKFSLMAIPMFILAGNLLSKGGSARRIIDFAKSMVGHLPGGLPMSAIFACIIFAAVSGSSPATVVAIGSIMFAAIKEAGYPKEYAVGGITTAGSLGILIPPSVVMIVYGVTAEVSIGKLFMAGVVPGLMLGAFMLVQTYVGAKKLGFKATKAEPFKVRVQKFAKAFWALLIVVVVIGGIYGGIFTPTEAAAASAVYALFISLFIYRDIKIKDLWDICLDSALTTAMIFFIIANAVVFAYLLTSEQIPQAIASMILDANIGMIGFLIFVNILLFIMGQFMEPSSVIMIMVPLLLPISTQLGIDPIHFGIILVVNMEIGMVTPPVGLNLFVASGLTNMNLKEVIMACLPWTLTLFFGLILVTYIPQISLWLPNIMYGH
- a CDS encoding TRAP transporter small permease; the encoded protein is MKSFFNVLDIAIASLNKTIAVVGLASGTLLAFANVMARYFFDKSWSWASELSNYLFIWSAFFAAAYGFNKGIHVSVTILVEKFPPALAKACLIFSHVLTTVFLLFIAVYSIDYLQILHEIEQMIIDLGIPQWVPMVVLPIAFVTASYRSTEKAIKVALTPAEKVVSNEAHELAHGSVVKD